One segment of Rubripirellula amarantea DNA contains the following:
- a CDS encoding DUF1559 domain-containing protein — MNAKIIQCGTDRKRPDYENQPSGFTIMEVLVVTAIIAILLGLLLPATRGAREAARRMSCSNNFKQLGLGLHNFHAAFKSLPMQMGGTYELDSDSGGWERPGNNRYRLSFLVEVLPFVEQQRLWEQIRNGDSGRDGDASYASMGPAPWTRQYEPWQSEIPVYRCPSDPGVGLPAHGRTNYAACIGDALHWMNTGATRFDVNKREWVTDRDKQIEASGRGVFVPRQSTLFRQLTDGLTNTIMCGEIVSGRSDGDVRSQGLMQQSWSRIHDQSLLCKEFIDPKRPGYWKLTSGGPPGLGQGDQQRGFRWADGAGLYTSVNMVLPPNREVCMAGGDSGIGSLTVSSRHQGGAHVLLADGAVVFITDSIDAGDPSELPVMLGGQGARAPGSKSPYGLWGALATKQSDERIEEQLNH, encoded by the coding sequence ATGAATGCGAAAATCATTCAATGTGGCACTGATCGAAAACGGCCGGATTACGAAAATCAACCGTCGGGATTTACGATCATGGAAGTTCTGGTCGTCACCGCCATCATTGCGATATTGCTCGGGTTGTTGCTACCGGCTACTCGAGGCGCGCGGGAAGCCGCTCGTCGAATGTCGTGCTCGAACAACTTTAAACAGCTAGGACTCGGACTTCACAACTTTCATGCGGCGTTCAAATCGCTGCCCATGCAAATGGGAGGCACCTACGAATTGGATTCTGATAGCGGTGGATGGGAACGACCGGGCAACAATCGTTATCGACTTAGCTTCCTAGTCGAGGTTCTACCGTTCGTCGAACAGCAACGATTGTGGGAACAGATCCGCAATGGAGATTCAGGCCGTGATGGTGATGCCTCCTACGCATCAATGGGCCCCGCGCCATGGACCCGTCAGTACGAACCATGGCAATCCGAGATCCCCGTGTATCGCTGCCCCTCGGATCCCGGCGTTGGTCTACCCGCGCATGGACGTACGAACTATGCCGCTTGCATCGGAGATGCATTGCACTGGATGAACACCGGCGCAACGCGTTTTGATGTGAACAAAAGGGAATGGGTGACTGACCGGGACAAGCAAATCGAAGCATCAGGACGAGGAGTTTTTGTGCCTCGTCAATCGACTCTCTTTCGACAACTTACTGATGGTCTAACGAACACGATCATGTGTGGTGAGATTGTGTCAGGACGAAGCGACGGTGACGTTCGATCGCAAGGACTGATGCAGCAATCCTGGTCACGGATACACGATCAAAGTCTGCTTTGCAAAGAATTTATCGATCCCAAACGCCCCGGGTATTGGAAACTAACTTCCGGTGGACCGCCTGGACTCGGCCAAGGTGACCAGCAACGAGGGTTTCGTTGGGCCGATGGGGCAGGGCTGTACACAAGCGTGAACATGGTACTGCCACCCAATCGCGAGGTCTGCATGGCCGGTGGCGATTCGGGCATCGGATCGTTAACGGTATCGAGTCGCCATCAGGGCGGAGCCCATGTGTTGTTGGCCGATGGTGCCGTTGTCTTCATCACCGATTCGATAGATGCCGGTGACCCATCGGAATTGCCGGTGATGCTGGGCGGACAAGGTGCTCGAGCGCCTGGCAGCAAAAGCCCCTATGGCCTGTGGGGCGCACTGGCGACCAAACAAAGCGACGAAAGAATTGAAGAGCAGCTAAATCATTAG
- a CDS encoding adenosine kinase, producing MRSLDVFGVGNALVDVQARVDDAFLDRLKLDKGIMTLVDDEAQAKVLGELSGRPLNRCAGGSAANTIVAVAEFGGTAAFVGKVGSDDIGKFFVRDMSDLGIAVDVEPADAPTGTCAVLITEDAQRTMLTNLAASVTLTEADIDEELIKKSKYVYIEGYLLTGENTKAAAYRAMDLAKKNNTKVAFTASDPFLVNMIRDEIWDLIKGPVDLFFCNEEEAKSLTGESDPVMCASKIHQHAENVALTLGNKGSLVMHGGESFPIEGVNVKAIDTTGAGDMYAGGLLYGITNGLSWRQAGHLASHAAGRIVSQMGARMERKFTDDEIKAFGELDAV from the coding sequence ATGAGAAGTTTAGATGTATTCGGCGTCGGCAACGCACTAGTGGACGTTCAGGCCCGTGTCGATGACGCGTTCCTAGATCGCTTGAAACTCGACAAAGGCATCATGACGCTGGTCGATGACGAAGCTCAGGCCAAAGTGCTGGGGGAACTATCGGGACGACCGCTTAATCGTTGTGCCGGTGGTTCGGCCGCCAACACAATTGTGGCCGTTGCCGAGTTTGGTGGTACCGCGGCATTTGTGGGCAAGGTTGGCAGCGACGACATCGGAAAGTTCTTCGTTCGTGACATGAGTGATCTTGGAATCGCAGTTGATGTCGAGCCCGCCGACGCGCCGACGGGAACTTGCGCAGTGTTGATCACCGAAGATGCCCAGCGAACAATGCTAACCAACTTGGCCGCTTCGGTGACCTTGACCGAAGCTGATATTGACGAAGAGCTCATCAAGAAGTCCAAGTACGTTTACATCGAAGGCTACTTGTTGACTGGCGAAAATACCAAGGCCGCGGCCTACCGCGCGATGGACCTTGCGAAAAAGAACAACACCAAAGTCGCGTTCACGGCTTCGGACCCCTTTTTGGTAAACATGATCCGAGATGAAATTTGGGACCTTATTAAAGGTCCGGTTGACTTGTTTTTCTGCAATGAAGAAGAAGCAAAAAGTTTGACTGGTGAGTCCGACCCAGTCATGTGCGCCAGCAAGATTCACCAGCATGCGGAAAACGTGGCTTTAACGCTTGGGAACAAGGGTTCGCTTGTTATGCACGGTGGCGAATCGTTCCCAATCGAGGGCGTCAACGTCAAAGCGATCGATACCACGGGAGCGGGCGACATGTACGCCGGCGGACTCTTATACGGAATCACCAACGGCCTGAGTTGGCGACAGGCTGGCCATCTGGCATCACACGCCGCTGGACGAATCGTGTCGCAAATGGGCGCTCGCATGGAACGCAAATTTACGGACGATGAGATCAAAGCGTTTGGCGAACTTGACGCGGTCTAA
- a CDS encoding phospho-sugar mutase — protein sequence MSTTDTTEKSIALVKQAATNGSISEAASKNIQVWLTEDRYAEYRDEVIAHINDGKWQKLDDVFWTIIPFGTGGRRGRMYSIGSNAINDRTIGESAQGLADYVVQYHGGKKELSCAIAYDTRHKSRHFTELCAGIMVAAGIKVYLLDDYRATPQLSFAVRYKNCDCGIMVTASHNPPSDNAVKVYWSSGAQVLPPHDKAIIERVMNCQQIKVTPFAEAVADGRVEIVTDEVDKAYFEAAIACAFEGPRDAKILYTPLHGVGAAAVVPLAEKDGFTDIEVYGPHAEPNGDFPNVPGHVSNPENKVIFEAPIEHARKTGANMILATDPDCDRIGVAAPITTDTAGEWRTFNGNEIGAILGEYVLSKRAAAGTLTPSSYIIKTLVTTELTRRIAESYNVRCVGDLLVGFKHIAAVMDQEGPDDFVYGTEESHGYLVGQYCRDKDGAVASMLMCELAAELKAKGQSMHDYLCDLHRKHGYHREFLINLVMEGSEGMAAMQRLMKAFRTSPPKAVAGINIAKVRDYAAGTITDTATGESSKLVGPEGDLIILDLAEEGNYVACRPSGTEPKIKLYVFTRLPADQSQDLDQASETLKARLAALETDVRAYAKANS from the coding sequence ATGAGCACTACCGATACCACCGAAAAATCAATCGCCTTGGTCAAGCAGGCCGCCACCAATGGATCGATCAGCGAAGCGGCGTCCAAGAATATTCAAGTTTGGCTTACCGAGGATCGGTATGCCGAGTATCGCGATGAAGTGATCGCTCATATCAACGACGGCAAATGGCAAAAACTTGACGACGTTTTTTGGACGATCATTCCGTTCGGAACCGGCGGACGCCGCGGACGAATGTATTCGATCGGATCCAATGCGATCAACGACCGCACCATCGGCGAAAGTGCTCAGGGACTCGCCGACTATGTGGTGCAATATCACGGCGGAAAAAAAGAACTCTCGTGCGCGATTGCTTATGACACTCGCCACAAGTCACGACACTTCACTGAACTGTGCGCCGGAATCATGGTCGCCGCTGGAATCAAGGTGTACTTGCTAGACGATTACCGCGCTACGCCCCAGTTGTCGTTTGCGGTTCGCTACAAGAACTGCGATTGCGGCATCATGGTGACTGCCAGCCACAATCCACCGAGCGACAACGCGGTGAAGGTTTACTGGTCCAGCGGTGCTCAAGTACTGCCTCCTCATGACAAGGCGATCATCGAGCGAGTCATGAATTGCCAACAAATCAAAGTCACACCGTTCGCCGAGGCTGTCGCCGATGGCCGCGTCGAAATTGTGACCGACGAAGTGGACAAGGCTTACTTCGAAGCCGCCATCGCCTGCGCATTCGAAGGCCCACGCGATGCCAAGATTCTTTACACACCTTTGCACGGTGTTGGTGCCGCGGCCGTTGTTCCGCTAGCAGAAAAAGATGGCTTCACCGACATCGAAGTGTACGGCCCGCACGCGGAACCCAACGGCGACTTCCCCAATGTCCCCGGGCATGTGTCCAACCCAGAAAACAAGGTAATTTTCGAAGCCCCGATTGAGCATGCTCGAAAGACTGGGGCGAATATGATTCTAGCTACTGACCCCGATTGCGACCGCATTGGTGTTGCTGCTCCTATCACGACGGATACCGCGGGTGAATGGCGAACATTCAATGGCAACGAAATCGGTGCGATCCTTGGCGAGTACGTCCTCAGCAAGCGTGCGGCAGCAGGAACATTGACGCCGTCTTCGTACATCATCAAAACCCTCGTGACAACTGAACTGACTCGGCGGATTGCCGAGAGCTACAACGTTCGTTGCGTCGGTGATCTGCTCGTTGGCTTCAAGCACATCGCGGCGGTGATGGACCAAGAAGGACCGGACGATTTTGTCTACGGCACCGAAGAATCGCACGGCTACCTTGTCGGACAATATTGCCGTGACAAAGACGGTGCGGTTGCCAGCATGTTGATGTGCGAATTGGCGGCGGAACTAAAAGCCAAAGGCCAATCAATGCACGACTATTTGTGCGACTTACATCGCAAGCATGGCTACCATCGTGAATTCCTGATCAATTTGGTAATGGAAGGCAGCGAAGGAATGGCCGCCATGCAGCGATTAATGAAAGCCTTTCGTACATCGCCACCGAAGGCTGTCGCCGGAATCAACATCGCTAAGGTGCGCGACTATGCCGCTGGTACCATCACCGATACCGCGACGGGCGAGTCTTCCAAACTTGTGGGACCCGAGGGTGATTTGATTATTTTGGACTTGGCCGAAGAGGGCAATTACGTTGCGTGTCGCCCCAGCGGCACTGAACCCAAGATCAAGCTCTATGTATTCACAAGATTGCCCGCGGACCAATCGCAAGACCTGGATCAAGCCTCTGAAACGTTGAAAGCGCGTTTGGCCGCTCTTGAAACCGACGTCCGTGCGTACGCGAAAGCCAACAGTTAA
- the glmM gene encoding phosphoglucosamine mutase: MSELIISVSGLRGIVGETLTPEIAARFVAAFASKLPEGPIIIGRDGRSSGPMLSRAIIASLMACGRTCVDVDVAATPTIGVLVRQRGAAGAVMVSASHNPPPYNGIKLFGASGRVLDAKTGSEVRDAYLAGENAYCPFDQIGLVDHDSDPHEPHLEKVLATVDQLAIRAAGFRVLIDSNHGAGSLLGKRLLDSLGCEVVAVGDTPDGNFAHVPEPTAENLQGIASQVREGKCAVGFCQDPDADRLALVDEKGDYVGEEYTLALCVKHALTQEETFGPIVINGATSGMSERLAQAAKVGCHRSAVGEANVADMMIEVGATYGGEGNGGPIDPRVGYVRDSFVGMAQVLDLMAATGKPLSQLAAEIPKLHIHKSKATVTAERLPALFEALIAKYPEAEAQTGDGLRLSWQDKWLLVRGSNTEPIVRLIAEAESESEAVSMCEAAAALL, from the coding sequence ATGAGTGAATTGATTATCAGCGTCAGCGGCCTTCGCGGAATCGTTGGCGAAACACTGACGCCCGAAATAGCCGCTCGCTTTGTCGCGGCATTCGCATCGAAGTTGCCAGAGGGACCCATCATCATCGGTCGCGACGGACGCAGCAGTGGTCCCATGCTTAGCCGAGCCATCATCGCGTCTTTGATGGCTTGCGGTCGAACATGTGTCGATGTTGATGTTGCGGCCACGCCCACGATCGGCGTGCTCGTTCGTCAGCGCGGTGCCGCTGGGGCGGTCATGGTATCGGCCAGTCATAATCCACCGCCTTATAACGGCATCAAGTTGTTTGGAGCTAGCGGTCGCGTGCTTGATGCGAAGACAGGATCCGAAGTTCGGGACGCTTACCTTGCCGGCGAGAACGCCTATTGTCCGTTCGATCAAATCGGCCTTGTTGATCATGATTCGGACCCCCATGAACCGCACCTCGAGAAAGTGTTGGCCACCGTAGATCAGCTTGCGATTCGAGCGGCTGGCTTTCGTGTTTTGATCGATAGCAATCACGGTGCGGGAAGTCTCTTGGGCAAGCGGTTGCTGGACTCGCTAGGTTGCGAAGTCGTCGCGGTCGGTGATACGCCAGACGGAAATTTCGCTCACGTACCCGAGCCGACCGCCGAGAACCTGCAAGGCATTGCATCGCAAGTGAGGGAAGGAAAATGTGCCGTCGGTTTCTGCCAAGATCCCGATGCCGATCGTTTGGCGTTGGTCGATGAAAAAGGCGACTACGTGGGCGAGGAGTACACGTTGGCGTTGTGTGTTAAGCATGCACTCACGCAAGAAGAAACGTTTGGCCCGATAGTGATCAACGGTGCCACCAGTGGAATGAGCGAGCGACTGGCACAAGCGGCCAAAGTTGGCTGCCATCGAAGTGCCGTGGGCGAAGCGAACGTCGCTGACATGATGATCGAGGTTGGTGCAACCTACGGTGGCGAAGGCAACGGAGGTCCAATTGATCCTCGCGTTGGCTATGTCCGCGACAGTTTCGTGGGGATGGCTCAGGTTCTCGACCTGATGGCGGCGACTGGCAAACCGCTTTCGCAACTTGCCGCTGAAATTCCCAAACTGCACATTCACAAGTCCAAGGCCACGGTTACCGCTGAACGTTTGCCAGCATTGTTTGAGGCTTTAATCGCGAAGTATCCCGAGGCAGAAGCTCAAACGGGCGACGGTCTGCGGTTGTCATGGCAAGACAAATGGCTGCTCGTCCGAGGCAGCAATACCGAGCCCATTGTGCGGCTAATCGCCGAGGCTGAATCGGAATCCGAAGCCGTGTCGATGTGCGAAGCGGCTGCTGCGTTACTGTAA
- a CDS encoding glycosyltransferase family 2 protein has translation MNATLNAPKLISVVLSTYNQPVWLAKVLRGYQSQTFRNFEIVIADDGSGTQTREVVKRFQSETDLTIRHIWHEDDGFRKCTILNRGIQASEGDYVLFSDGDCVPRADFVGNHHAAAKRGHFLSGGYYKLSMPLSEKISEQDIESGEAFELAWLRRQGLPFSHRWLRIAAGKYTAPFLNSLTTTRPTWNGNNSSGWKSDIVSAGGFDERMRYGGEDRELGERLENAGIHGIHIRFDTLLLHLDHGRGYANDEDLNRNLAIRRETRDSGRTRTDHGIARAA, from the coding sequence ATGAACGCCACCCTGAACGCTCCCAAATTGATTAGCGTGGTGCTTTCGACGTACAACCAACCTGTATGGCTGGCGAAAGTGCTGCGGGGGTATCAATCACAAACATTTCGCAATTTCGAAATCGTCATTGCAGACGACGGTTCGGGGACTCAAACACGCGAAGTGGTGAAAAGGTTTCAATCAGAAACGGACCTGACGATTCGGCACATTTGGCACGAAGACGATGGTTTCCGCAAATGCACGATTCTCAATCGTGGAATCCAGGCCTCCGAGGGCGACTATGTTTTGTTCTCGGACGGTGACTGTGTTCCGCGTGCTGACTTTGTGGGAAACCACCATGCGGCAGCCAAACGTGGTCATTTCCTATCGGGCGGCTACTACAAATTGTCCATGCCGCTAAGCGAAAAGATCAGCGAGCAAGACATCGAGTCGGGGGAAGCATTTGAGCTCGCTTGGCTAAGAAGGCAGGGCTTGCCGTTCTCCCATCGTTGGCTGCGAATCGCTGCTGGAAAGTACACGGCCCCGTTTCTCAATTCGCTAACCACGACCCGGCCTACTTGGAACGGCAACAACTCATCGGGGTGGAAGTCTGATATCGTCTCTGCGGGCGGTTTTGACGAGCGGATGCGGTACGGCGGAGAGGATCGTGAATTAGGCGAACGACTCGAAAACGCCGGGATTCATGGAATTCATATCCGTTTCGATACGCTGTTGCTGCATTTGGATCATGGTCGTGGTTACGCCAACGACGAAGATTTGAATCGGAACCTCGCGATTCGCCGGGAAACGAGGGATTCCGGGCGCACCCGGACCGATCATGGGATCGCACGAGCCGCCTAG
- a CDS encoding type IV pilus twitching motility protein PilT translates to MSHKNGSAAPAPTQLGADTSPEAIAARLRENLLQEKGELEVDKIFKALVKLEGSDLHMKVGQPPMVRVRGELKPLNRPPIEAEEMVRLLIPMMDHRNLMIFEAEGGADFSHTMHVDGVRWRFRINMLKSLGNIGLVARRISNFIPDFRGLFLPASIEELCHYDQGMVLLAGVTGSGKSTTIGSMLNYINSIYRKHILTLEDPIEFIFTEDKSLINQREIGQDVKDFEIGMKHAVREDPDIILVGELRDEETFMTAIHAAETGHLVFGTIHASSASTTIGRILDLFPEEMHGAIRSAIAFNMKGIVAQKLLKSIRPGVPRVPTCEVMTFNPIVRKLVLEGQDQKLPDAIRMGADDGMQDFTMSLKQLIDDELIDRPTAFAVAPNKDALKMALKGIDVSAPGIL, encoded by the coding sequence ATGTCCCACAAAAACGGATCGGCCGCGCCAGCCCCTACTCAACTTGGTGCAGACACTTCGCCGGAAGCCATTGCAGCTCGGCTTCGCGAAAACCTTTTGCAAGAGAAAGGCGAGCTTGAGGTCGACAAGATTTTCAAGGCCTTGGTCAAGTTAGAGGGATCTGACCTTCACATGAAGGTCGGCCAGCCGCCGATGGTGCGTGTTCGAGGGGAACTGAAGCCTCTAAACCGTCCGCCGATTGAAGCTGAAGAAATGGTTCGGTTGTTGATTCCAATGATGGATCACCGAAACTTGATGATCTTCGAAGCGGAAGGTGGAGCTGACTTTTCGCACACCATGCATGTCGACGGAGTCCGGTGGCGTTTCCGTATCAATATGCTCAAGTCGCTTGGCAACATTGGTTTGGTCGCTCGGCGGATTAGCAATTTCATCCCTGACTTCAGGGGACTTTTCTTGCCCGCTTCGATTGAAGAGCTTTGTCACTATGATCAGGGAATGGTGCTGCTGGCGGGTGTGACTGGCTCGGGTAAAAGTACAACCATTGGATCGATGCTGAACTACATCAACAGCATTTATCGTAAGCACATTCTGACGTTGGAAGATCCAATCGAGTTTATCTTCACCGAAGACAAGTCGTTGATCAATCAACGTGAAATTGGCCAAGACGTCAAAGACTTTGAAATCGGAATGAAGCATGCCGTGCGGGAAGACCCCGACATCATTCTGGTGGGTGAGCTTCGTGACGAAGAAACGTTCATGACGGCGATTCACGCCGCCGAGACTGGGCACTTGGTGTTCGGAACGATTCACGCGTCGAGCGCATCGACAACGATTGGACGGATTTTGGATTTGTTCCCCGAGGAAATGCACGGGGCAATTCGGTCGGCGATCGCGTTTAATATGAAGGGCATCGTGGCTCAAAAACTTCTCAAGAGTATCCGCCCTGGCGTGCCTCGAGTGCCAACGTGCGAAGTGATGACCTTTAATCCGATTGTTCGAAAGTTGGTGCTCGAAGGTCAGGACCAAAAACTGCCCGATGCAATCCGCATGGGGGCTGATGACGGAATGCAAGACTTCACAATGAGCTTGAAGCAGTTGATTGACGATGAATTGATCGATCGACCGACTGCGTTTGCCGTCGCGCCCAACAAGGACGCGTTGAAGATGGCACTCAAGGGCATTGATGTCAGTGCGCCGGGTATTTTGTAG
- a CDS encoding ATPase, T2SS/T4P/T4SS family: MAEQEEIQLWQTVTPVEFEPKLPRTEAQALLISARQGAGYAIAAGQTAHAVKSRATHMLLDFSQTGCAIRYQIDGAWEQLPPMDRETGDAMLYALKQICQMNPADRRSAQSGKCGIKFVKDKFDLILQSQGVPTGERVLVRIDALKIPFERMSDLGMRDKMFEKLKERLDSESNIILITCPKGEGLTTTWTVALNAADRLVRDFQSFEDQGSPEPEIINISANFYGGDTGHTELSMLKKMILKEPDVLMFPELPEAETLELAIEQVEKIEKQIYTRMVAPGAIEGLVAFAAKYPGLRNRIADRIGAVLGQKLIRRLCDNCKVGFEPPPQLLQQLGIPAGRVGVLYQPFIPPPIEQQVDEQGRPAPITPCPVCNGRGYYGRIAIFELLVPGEKFKAALKKTQDVAQLTAIAKSEGHRGLQSEAVMTVARGLTGLDEVKRAFAKR, translated from the coding sequence ATGGCTGAACAAGAAGAAATCCAACTTTGGCAAACCGTCACCCCTGTAGAGTTCGAACCGAAGCTGCCTCGAACCGAAGCTCAGGCCCTGCTGATTTCAGCTCGCCAGGGAGCCGGCTACGCCATCGCCGCGGGCCAAACGGCGCACGCCGTGAAATCGCGGGCAACCCATATGCTGCTGGATTTCTCGCAAACCGGGTGTGCAATCCGTTACCAAATCGATGGTGCCTGGGAGCAACTACCGCCGATGGATCGCGAGACCGGCGACGCGATGCTGTATGCCTTGAAGCAGATTTGTCAGATGAATCCTGCCGACCGTCGTAGCGCTCAGTCGGGTAAATGCGGAATCAAGTTTGTCAAAGATAAGTTTGACTTGATCCTGCAATCCCAGGGTGTGCCCACTGGGGAACGAGTGTTGGTTCGCATTGACGCATTGAAGATCCCATTCGAACGAATGAGTGATTTGGGAATGCGTGACAAGATGTTCGAGAAGCTGAAAGAACGCTTGGACTCTGAATCGAACATCATCTTAATCACGTGTCCCAAAGGCGAAGGGCTAACCACAACTTGGACCGTTGCGTTGAACGCGGCGGATCGTTTGGTGCGTGACTTCCAGTCGTTTGAAGATCAGGGCAGCCCTGAACCCGAGATCATCAATATTAGCGCTAACTTTTATGGCGGCGATACCGGACACACCGAGTTGTCGATGCTAAAGAAGATGATTTTGAAGGAACCCGACGTATTGATGTTCCCGGAACTACCGGAGGCTGAAACGCTTGAGCTTGCGATTGAACAAGTCGAAAAGATCGAAAAACAGATCTACACTCGAATGGTTGCACCAGGAGCGATCGAAGGCCTGGTTGCCTTTGCAGCGAAGTATCCTGGTCTGCGAAATCGAATCGCTGATCGTATCGGAGCAGTACTCGGCCAGAAGTTGATTCGCCGATTATGCGACAACTGTAAGGTCGGGTTCGAGCCTCCGCCGCAATTGCTTCAGCAGTTGGGCATTCCGGCTGGTCGAGTCGGTGTTCTGTATCAGCCGTTCATTCCGCCACCGATTGAACAGCAGGTCGACGAACAGGGCCGACCGGCACCGATCACTCCCTGTCCCGTTTGCAATGGTCGTGGCTACTATGGACGCATCGCGATTTTTGAACTGCTTGTGCCGGGGGAAAAGTTCAAAGCCGCTTTGAAGAAGACTCAAGATGTGGCCCAGTTGACCGCAATTGCTAAATCCGAGGGGCACCGCGGTTTGCAGTCCGAGGCGGTGATGACGGTAGCTCGAGGATTAACCGGACTTGATGAGGTCAAGCGTGCGTTTGCGAAACGATAG
- the ispD gene encoding 2-C-methyl-D-erythritol 4-phosphate cytidylyltransferase, whose amino-acid sequence MSEAQAPSMNVGSPDAPSVAVIIPAAGSGQRFGATTNKLFALLDGQPLWLHSVRRLRQNPMVGSIVMAVSDQDRVHFENDHAADLRTYEVQLVRGGTERSDSVQSALGYLADAKERLVAVHDAARPLIRQRDLDAVFTAANQTGAAILTVPVSGTVRRDLGERTETVDRRHLHIALTPQVFEAGLLRSAYAKHNGRPATDDAELVERCGHPVTLVCGGTDNLKITYPEDLIVAEAILRSQLAQDA is encoded by the coding sequence ATGTCTGAAGCTCAAGCCCCCTCGATGAACGTTGGATCGCCGGACGCCCCATCGGTAGCCGTGATTATACCGGCGGCGGGCAGCGGACAACGTTTCGGTGCGACCACGAACAAGCTGTTCGCTTTGCTCGACGGTCAACCGCTTTGGCTGCACTCGGTGAGGCGGTTAAGGCAGAACCCGATGGTCGGGTCGATTGTGATGGCGGTTTCCGATCAAGATCGCGTGCACTTCGAGAACGATCACGCTGCGGATCTTCGTACCTATGAAGTGCAGCTTGTCCGAGGCGGCACCGAACGCAGTGATAGTGTGCAATCGGCACTGGGTTATCTTGCCGATGCCAAAGAGCGGCTCGTTGCCGTTCATGATGCAGCTCGACCGTTGATTCGCCAGCGAGATTTGGATGCTGTTTTCACTGCGGCAAACCAGACTGGGGCTGCAATTTTGACCGTTCCTGTTTCGGGCACCGTGCGCCGCGATTTGGGTGAGCGAACCGAGACGGTGGATCGGCGTCACTTACATATCGCGCTGACTCCGCAGGTCTTTGAAGCTGGGTTGTTGCGAAGTGCCTATGCAAAGCACAATGGACGCCCAGCCACCGATGACGCCGAATTGGTTGAACGATGCGGTCACCCGGTCACGCTTGTTTGCGGTGGCACTGACAACCTGAAGATTACCTACCCTGAAGACCTGATCGTTGCCGAAGCGATTCTGCGTTCGCAACTGGCTCAAGACGCCTGA
- the tyrS gene encoding tyrosine--tRNA ligase, translated as MPDSSLTTTDLLEELRWRGLIHQCTDEDGLAKLLASGPQTVYIGFDPTASSLHVGSLMQLMMLRRFQQAGHHPIALVGGATGMIGDPSGKSEERNLLSADQLQENVDGVATQMRSTLDFEGKNAAKLLNNFDWMKGYSYLEFLRDVGKNFPVGAMMGKESVRSRLESEVGLSYTEFSYMLLQAYDFVYLAKNHGCRIQAGGSDQWGNVTAGIDLGRRMLGQQLFGVTAPLLTTSDGKKMGKTEKGAIWLDPNRTSPYEFYQYWRNVDDADVMRCIAYLTEIKRDEYDSLAEATANDPGKRTAQNRLAEWMTSFIHGDAGLKAATSASDILFGGEIGDATDAMLDGIFADVPSSEVARGVLDGDGYWIVEALQATGLVKSGGEARRAIKEGGVYLNNTRVEDEKMRLTTKDLASETVMVFRRGKRKYSLLKFVE; from the coding sequence ATGCCCGATTCAAGCTTGACCACCACCGATCTCCTCGAAGAACTGCGTTGGCGCGGACTGATCCATCAATGCACCGATGAGGACGGCCTCGCAAAGTTACTGGCTTCAGGACCGCAAACGGTCTACATCGGATTTGATCCAACGGCATCAAGCCTACATGTGGGTTCGTTGATGCAATTAATGATGCTTCGGCGATTTCAACAGGCCGGACATCACCCTATCGCACTCGTTGGTGGTGCGACCGGCATGATTGGCGACCCGAGCGGTAAGAGCGAAGAACGCAATCTATTGTCCGCCGATCAACTTCAAGAGAACGTTGACGGGGTGGCGACGCAGATGCGATCGACGCTCGACTTTGAAGGTAAGAATGCTGCCAAGCTGCTAAACAATTTCGATTGGATGAAGGGTTACTCTTACCTTGAGTTCTTGCGTGATGTCGGGAAGAATTTTCCAGTTGGCGCCATGATGGGCAAAGAATCAGTCCGATCGCGGCTCGAAAGTGAAGTCGGACTTAGCTACACCGAGTTCAGCTACATGCTGCTGCAGGCCTACGACTTTGTTTACTTGGCCAAGAACCATGGTTGCCGAATCCAAGCCGGTGGTAGTGATCAGTGGGGTAACGTGACTGCCGGAATCGACCTTGGTCGTCGCATGTTGGGGCAACAACTCTTCGGTGTTACCGCACCATTGCTAACGACCAGCGATGGCAAAAAGATGGGGAAGACCGAAAAGGGCGCGATTTGGCTTGATCCTAATCGCACGAGTCCTTACGAATTCTACCAGTACTGGCGAAACGTCGACGATGCCGACGTGATGCGCTGCATTGCCTACCTCACCGAAATCAAGCGAGACGAATACGACTCACTTGCCGAAGCTACGGCAAACGATCCTGGAAAGCGAACCGCGCAAAACCGCTTGGCCGAATGGATGACTTCGTTCATTCACGGCGATGCCGGGCTCAAAGCTGCCACGAGTGCCTCGGACATTTTGTTCGGTGGTGAGATCGGTGACGCGACGGATGCAATGCTCGACGGAATCTTTGCTGACGTGCCGAGCAGTGAGGTTGCTCGCGGTGTGCTCGATGGCGATGGCTACTGGATTGTGGAAGCCCTGCAAGCGACCGGCTTGGTCAAGTCGGGCGGCGAAGCTCGTCGAGCGATTAAAGAGGGCGGCGTGTACCTAAACAACACTCGCGTCGAAGATGAAAAAATGCGTTTAACGACGAAAGACTTAGCCAGTGAAACGGTGATGGTCTTTCGGCGGGGCAAGCGGAAATACTCGCTGTTGAAGTTTGTCGAGTAG